The sequence AAAATGATCCACTTCAGCAATAGGGATCTTAATATCACTATGCACATCAGCAGGACGAATGCGAGGAGAAATGTAAGTGTTAAACATTCTCTTAGTATCCAAGATGACCTTATTCAGATCAATAGAAGCATTTCTAAAGATCACATCACACCGTAACTTCCAAATACACCACATAGTAATAGTACCTATGCTAGGCCAAGAAACATTAAAGGGAGATTCACCCAGATCAGAATTATGCCAATACAGAAAGTAGTCATCGATCCAATCCAAATCTGGGGATATTAAATGAAGTAAAGAAACTCCAAACCAAATGGGTCTTGCAACTGTACATTTTATGAACAAGTGTAGATGTTTCTTCGTGACAGTGACAGAGAGGGAAAATCACATCCACATAAGGGTTATAAAACTGTAACATTGAATTAACCGGAATCATATACGCAAAAATTTTCCATAAGAGAAATTTAATCTTGGGAAAACAGTCGATACTCCAAACTTTCATCCAAAAGGCAGAGTCATCTAAGGGAGCAATGTCATTCATATAGATTCTGTAAGATGATTTAATAGTAAACTTACCATTCCTAGTATGGGACCACATAAACTTATCACTCATATTAGGGTTGATTCGAATTGACCTAATCCTAATTACATCCTCCGGCAAGAACAAAGTTGATAACAGACTGACATTCCAACAACCATTCTGAATATCAAAAAGCTCACTAACAAAAACATAGTTAATATGAGAAGGATGTCTGGGCAACGGAGGATTTAATTTTCCGGGTATCCAGTTAGAATGCCAAATACGAGAAGAAACTCCATTATTAATTTTGACCACATAGTTGGATTTAATGAAATGTAATCCATTAACAATACCTTTCCAGATCCATGAGGAGGAATTAGTAGCTTTGTCGATTTCTAACAAATTTTGATTAGGAAAGTATTTGTCTTTCATAAAAGAAGAAAGTAAGATATTCGGATTGTTCAAAATCCTCCAACCAAGCTTGCAGATAAAGACTCTATTAGTAGCATATGTGTTCCTAATACCTAAACCACCATTTAGTTTAGATTTACCTATATCACCCCAAGATCGAAAATATGTAGCCCTCTTTGAATTCTTTTTTGACCACCAGAAAGCACGCTGAATGGAATCAATTTTAGAAGTGACAGTTTTCGGAAGAGGGAAACATGCCATATGATAAACAAACATACTAGACAAAACATGCTTAGTGACTACTGTTCTCCCAGCCACATTGAGATTGGACTTCTTAGAGGAGCCCAATCTAGAATACAGATtttcaataagaaaattaaatgaagtatttttattcttacCAATAAAAAGGGGAGTACCTAAATATTTTTCTGAATTACTAAGAAATTTCATTTTGAGGGTTTTAGATAGAATTTTTATGTGTTTATGATGCATCTTACCACTAGTTATAAACCctgatttttcaaaattaattgCCTGACCTGAAGCATTAGCAAAAACATTAATAATTTTAAGCAGATTCCTAGCATAAGTGACAGAAGCCTTGACAAACAACATGCAATCATCAGCGAAAAATAGATGAGAAATAGATGGACTATTCTTTTTGAACTTGAAGCCTTGTATCAAATTGTCTTCATCAGCTTTTAAGAGCAACTGAGACAAGACTTCCATGCAAAGAATGAAAATATAAGGCGAAAGACAATCACCTTGTCTGATGCCCCGAGAAGGATGGAAGGTTTCACCGGGAGAACCATTCACTAATACTGAATATGAGACCGTACTATACACTTTTGAATCATTTGACACCATTCTTCAGAGAAACCAAGTTTTTTAAAAACAACAAGAATAAAGGACCACTCTAAtatatcaaaagcttttgaaagATCGAGTTTAATAGCTAAGCGCCCATTTTtagaattcttcttcttccttttaaaAGAGTGCAGAATTTCATGAGTGCGATATTATCATGTATCTGACGATTAGCAACAAAAACCGACTGAAAAGGCGAAACTAAAGTATCCATAAGAGGTTTCAGACGATTAGTTAAAATTTTCGAAATGATTTTATATACAGAATTAGACAAACTAATAGGCCTGAAGTCAGAAGGAGAAACAAATTTTTTGATTTTGGGTATTAAAGATATAAAAGAGAAATTAGTTTGCTTAAGAAGAAATCTATTTTGAAAGAAACTCTGCACATGAGATACCACTTCAGAGTGGACAATATCCCAATTATCCTGGAAAAAAACCCGCCTGGAAACCATCAGGCCCCGGAGAGCTCCAACATGCCAAGTTATTAATTGTATCTTCGATTTCCTAAGCTGAGGGGATCGCAATCAAGAAAGAGTTGACATCACCAGATATTATGGGATTCACAAACCTTAAGGCTTCTTCAATGTCATTGTTCCCTGGATTTGAAGTAGTATAAATTTTCTTAAAATGTTTAGAGAGCAACTGGACCACTTGTTCTCTGTCCTCTAACCAATTCCCTTGCTCATCTCTAATAGTGTGAATGGTATTATTCATATTTCTAATTTTGACAGAGTTATGAAAATTTTTTATATTCCTATCATACAGCGTAAAGTAGTTAATTCTAGATTTCTGCATATAGAAACTATGCTCAATTTCATACCAGTAGTCCAACTGTTTAGAATAGTTCAAGATATATTCTCCAATCGAAGAAGAATAGGGCAAAGCTTGAAGCTTTTCTAACTCAGAATTAAGCCTACCAATTGTAGTTTTAATATGCCCAAAAGAATTAATGTTCCATTAACCAATTCAAATTTCACATTCTTGAGTTTATTAACCACTACAAAACCAGGAGACCCATTAACCTTTTTAGACCAAGAATTATTCAAAATATTTTTGAATTCAGGGTTTATTTGCCAGCATTTGAAGAATTTGTACGGAATATTAATGTTCCGTTCCCAGTGAAAGCATTTAACCAAAACAGGACTGTGATCTGAGTAGATCCTCCCTAAATTAGTGACTCTAATTTGAGGAAGAATTGTGACCCACTTGTCATTCATAAAAGCCCTATCCAACTTTTCAAAAATCAACTCAATCGGATTTTTAAATCTTctattagaccaagtaaaagGGTTACCATAGGATAAGACTTCATTCATACTCAACTTTAACAAATTATCTCTAACAAGATTGGGAGGGAATGAACTGTTAGGGTTACCACCTTGTTTTTCCGAACTATGCAGGATAAAATTAAAATCTCCGACTAAAAGCCAAGGTTACTATTATTGTCATTCATATTACTAAGAAAATTTCATTGGTTTCTCATACCAACCAAATTTAAAGAGCCATAAATAAAAGAGATCACACAATTCTTAATAGTAGGATCACACAGAATATGAATCATATTCAGAGAATAACCTAACACTTTAATATTTGATTTTTCAAAGTACCCAAAAGCCAAACCACCCGATTTACCAACAACAGGAATAATGACCCAAGAATCAAAAGGTAAATGATGTGTAAATTTCCTAACTGTATCAGCATCAACCATAGTTTCTAAAAGGCAAATACCATCTAGTttgtatttcctaaaaatactaaACAAATGTCTCCATTTTTTGGCCGAACAACACCCATTAATATTCCAACTTAAGAACTTCATAGTGTATAGTGAATTACAGAACAAAGGCGCAAACAAATAATAAGAAATAAATAGCAGGAGAAAACCAAAAGCGATAAATAATCAGAAGGGGGACTTACAAGGTCATGCGCCAATGAAGGTTCAACAGCCATAGAGTCTGGGTCCATCATCATGAGATCAACTTCCTTTTCAAAATCCTCATCAGTGATAACCGGTTCCAGAGGAAGAGTATCTAATGACAAAGGTTCAAGTATGATAGAATCCTTCAATTCATCATTCTGAGAAGGGACATTCATAAATTTACTCTCTGAACTTAGAGGCATAAAAACTTCTAAGGAATAGTTCATTTCTGAGGcaaaactaaacataaaactGGATGATGATACAACAGTCTTAGAAAAATAAGAACTTGAAGAGGCCCAAAAAACAATATTATCAGACGAACACAGACTAGGGGAAAATCCCAAACCACCACAATACTTCGACTGAATCTCCTTACATTTTTCAACATCATGATAAAGGACAAAAACACTCTTGAAAGCACAAAACAGAAGCTttgggtaaaaaaaaaatcatgtagtAAGTTTTTCTTTTAGTGATAAGAACTACCTTTCTTGCCAGTGGAGAGTTCAGAGGGACCATGAGTTTGGCTTCGTATTGATTTCCAGCAGGAGTATCCACAGTAACAAAGGTTCCTATTTGATCCAGAA comes from Papaver somniferum cultivar HN1 chromosome 7, ASM357369v1, whole genome shotgun sequence and encodes:
- the LOC113295753 gene encoding uncharacterized protein LOC113295753, whose protein sequence is MNNTIHTIRDEQGNWLEDREQVVQLLSKHFKKIYTTSNPGNNDIEEALRMVSNDSKVYSTVSYSVLVNGSPGETFHPSRGIRQGDCLSPYIFILCMEVLSQLLLKADEDNLIQGFKFKKNSPSISHLFFADDCMLFVKASVTYARNLLKIINVFANASGQAINFEKSGFITSGKMHHKHIKILSKTLKMKFLSNSEKYLGTPLFIGKNKNTSFNFLIENLYSRLGSSKKSNLNVAGRTVVTKHVLSSMFVYHMACFPLPKTVTSKIDSIQRAFWWSKKNSKRATYFRSWGDIGKSKLNGGLGIRNTYATNRVFICKLGWRILNNPNILLSSFMKDKYFPNQNLLEIDKATNSSSWIWKGIVNGLHFIKSNYVVKINNGVSSRIWHSNWIPGKLNPPLPRHPSHINYVFVSELFDIQNGCWNVSLLSTLFLPEDVIRIRSIRINPNMSDKFMWSHTRNDLDWIDDYFLYWHNSDLGESPFNVSWPSIGTITMWCIWKLRCDVIFRNASIDLNKVILDTKRMFNTYISPRIRPADVHSDIKIPIAEVDHFMFVDGSFKDFNMGLGVIWCDVEGNVISSRSDYGLIPDAVGAEAAALILAISRAEEMNLSRVVFVSDCLQLVHFINGVNSNIAWISSDLLDQCQSLISRSISFKIMYIKRVKNLLADRLARRARKLSLSGL